The following coding sequences lie in one Bacteroides helcogenes P 36-108 genomic window:
- a CDS encoding efflux RND transporter permease subunit encodes MNPIQKQYFHQVYSKPILFIGLLLLLAGIFCYTRMQTNLFPEVLFPRITVIADAGQQPVDRMMITVTKPLESAVKKVQGVTIVKSSTSRGSCVVEVYFKWGLDIYALKTQLESRINEIKGFLPPGTVISTEAMNQSLFPVYGYTLESKTHSRIALRDVGNLVARPVFSQVNGISNVVVRGGKAKEFVIIPDAAKMSALRMTTAQIKSTFEQTNFVMGNGNVADYNRLYLTLTDTRINDLQQLENTIVHNDGLRTVHLKDIARVEIQEQQEFLKINADGNDAVLIDLVKQPGVNLIDFAQDVETKAAEVRAQLPPGYELKPYYNQSAFVDDSIHSVMKTIYEGLLLAIAVMVLFLRSWRASVAVLITIPVTVAFSILLAYLAGISINVMSLGAIAASVGLIIDDAIVIIEQIYREHEERPGTDRFTVVHHAITNLFPAMVASSMATIVIHFPFRLMSGLAGSFFKELSDTMQLTMVASFLVTWLLLPVLHLMIGYKKQWKPKTLDDEQLEEQSIRKVHFLTRLYRHPPVAATFVLLLGSSGWWASTHLNSGFLPDLDEGTIVLDYHSPVGTDIEETDRLCRQMEKLILAHPDVATYSRRTALGMSFKTRPSNFGDYLIQLKKKRSKSTPEVISELRRSLSHSVPAMTIDFGQRITDLLGDLMSTPKPIEVKIFGTDQQVLEQVAAHAEKVMQTVPGIVDIDNGLIPNGPSLVFLPDEDRLSQFGISLIDFQEQLSAYTGGIPLCQSASMIEPNPAQAAMTGGLQIGSMQDGEQMRRILLRFTDFADNSPEKLRQQLIFLPDGSTRPLGFFCQVKVIPGEVEQRREDLKSNVVLTARLENRDLGSTVQELKQVFTRQLPLPEGCSISYGGAYSEQQQSFLELMQILGLATLLVFAVLMCLFKEWAVSLAVLFISVLGICGSLLALWIMGVPLNVSSYTGIIMIVGIIAENSIFTVHQYRMNRRNGGDVSSSVDYAIALRIRPKLMTAIGAVLALMPLALGFGMGAQMQQPLAVAVIGGFVVALPLLLIVLPSLMMFIYKRTGESYKK; translated from the coding sequence ATGAATCCTATTCAAAAGCAATATTTTCATCAAGTTTATAGCAAACCTATCCTTTTCATCGGACTGTTATTATTGTTAGCTGGCATCTTCTGCTACACTCGCATGCAGACCAACCTCTTTCCCGAAGTGCTTTTTCCACGCATCACCGTGATAGCCGATGCCGGACAGCAGCCGGTGGACCGCATGATGATTACCGTGACCAAGCCTCTGGAAAGTGCCGTAAAGAAGGTGCAAGGTGTCACTATCGTAAAGAGCAGCACCAGCCGCGGCAGTTGCGTAGTGGAGGTTTACTTCAAGTGGGGACTGGATATCTACGCCCTGAAGACACAACTCGAAAGCCGTATCAACGAGATAAAAGGCTTCCTGCCGCCGGGTACTGTCATTTCCACCGAAGCCATGAACCAATCACTCTTTCCCGTCTATGGATATACACTGGAAAGCAAGACACACAGCCGCATCGCCCTGCGCGATGTGGGCAATCTGGTGGCGCGCCCCGTTTTCTCACAAGTCAATGGCATCAGCAACGTGGTAGTGCGTGGCGGCAAAGCCAAAGAGTTTGTCATCATCCCCGATGCTGCTAAAATGTCCGCCCTGCGAATGACGACGGCACAGATAAAGAGTACCTTCGAGCAGACCAACTTCGTGATGGGCAATGGCAATGTGGCCGACTACAACCGCCTCTATCTGACACTGACCGATACCCGTATCAACGACTTGCAGCAACTGGAGAACACCATTGTGCACAATGACGGGCTACGAACTGTGCATCTGAAGGACATAGCCCGCGTAGAGATACAAGAGCAGCAAGAATTCCTGAAAATAAACGCCGACGGTAACGACGCTGTGCTGATAGACCTTGTGAAACAGCCTGGTGTCAATCTGATAGACTTTGCCCAAGATGTGGAGACCAAGGCCGCCGAAGTACGCGCACAACTTCCCCCCGGATATGAACTGAAGCCTTATTACAATCAGAGTGCCTTTGTGGACGACAGCATACACAGCGTGATGAAAACCATCTACGAGGGACTGCTGCTGGCCATTGCGGTAATGGTACTTTTTCTGCGATCGTGGCGGGCCAGTGTGGCAGTACTGATTACTATCCCCGTCACAGTGGCATTCAGCATCCTGCTGGCCTATCTGGCCGGTATTTCCATCAATGTAATGTCACTTGGAGCCATCGCCGCCTCGGTGGGGCTGATTATAGACGATGCCATCGTCATCATTGAGCAGATATACCGCGAGCACGAGGAACGCCCCGGCACAGATCGCTTTACAGTAGTGCACCATGCCATCACCAACCTGTTTCCAGCCATGGTGGCTTCCTCAATGGCCACCATCGTCATCCACTTTCCTTTCAGGCTGATGAGCGGACTGGCGGGGAGCTTTTTCAAGGAACTGTCGGACACAATGCAACTGACAATGGTAGCATCATTTCTTGTGACCTGGTTACTTTTGCCCGTGCTGCATCTGATGATAGGCTACAAGAAGCAATGGAAACCAAAGACTTTGGATGACGAGCAACTGGAAGAACAGTCTATCCGCAAAGTGCATTTCCTCACCCGTCTCTACCGTCATCCGCCGGTAGCTGCGACATTTGTACTACTGCTTGGCAGTAGTGGTTGGTGGGCATCCACGCACCTCAATTCGGGATTCTTGCCCGATCTCGACGAAGGCACTATCGTACTGGACTATCACTCACCAGTTGGAACTGACATCGAGGAAACTGACCGCCTCTGCCGACAGATGGAAAAGTTAATCCTTGCCCATCCCGATGTAGCCACCTACTCGCGCCGCACGGCTCTGGGCATGTCCTTCAAGACGCGCCCCAGCAACTTCGGCGACTACCTCATCCAATTGAAGAAGAAGCGCAGCAAAAGTACCCCAGAAGTCATTAGCGAACTGCGCCGTTCATTATCTCATTCCGTACCCGCCATGACGATAGACTTCGGCCAACGCATTACCGACCTCCTTGGTGACCTGATGAGTACGCCGAAGCCCATCGAAGTAAAGATATTCGGCACAGACCAACAAGTGCTGGAGCAAGTGGCCGCCCACGCTGAAAAAGTGATGCAGACCGTACCCGGCATTGTGGATATAGACAATGGACTGATACCAAACGGCCCTTCCCTTGTCTTCCTACCCGATGAAGACCGTCTCTCACAATTCGGCATCTCGCTGATCGACTTTCAGGAACAGCTTTCGGCCTACACCGGAGGCATTCCTCTGTGCCAATCCGCCAGCATGATAGAACCCAATCCCGCACAGGCAGCCATGACGGGCGGCCTGCAAATAGGCTCCATGCAAGATGGCGAACAAATGCGCCGTATCTTGCTGCGCTTCACCGACTTTGCCGACAATTCACCGGAGAAGCTTCGGCAACAACTCATCTTCCTGCCCGATGGAAGCACTCGCCCACTCGGCTTCTTCTGCCAGGTGAAGGTGATTCCCGGCGAGGTGGAGCAACGACGCGAAGATCTGAAAAGCAATGTAGTGCTGACCGCCCGCCTGGAGAACCGCGACCTGGGAAGCACCGTACAAGAGCTGAAGCAAGTTTTCACCCGGCAACTCCCCCTACCCGAAGGGTGCAGCATCTCTTATGGCGGCGCCTACTCCGAACAGCAACAGTCATTTTTGGAATTGATGCAAATTCTCGGACTCGCTACGCTGCTGGTGTTTGCCGTGCTGATGTGCTTATTCAAGGAATGGGCCGTCTCGTTAGCCGTACTATTCATCTCCGTGCTGGGCATCTGCGGCAGCCTGCTGGCTCTGTGGATTATGGGTGTACCTCTGAATGTGAGCAGCTACACCGGTATCATCATGATAGTGGGCATTATTGCCGAAAATTCTATCTTCACTGTACACCAGTACCGCATGAACCGTAGAAACGGAGGCGATGTGTCCTCCTCGGTGGATTATGCCATCGCCTTGCGCATCCGCCCCAAGCTGATGACCGCCATTGGGGCTGTACTGGCACTGATGCCTCTTGCCCTGGGCTTCGGTATGGGTGCACAGATGCAGCAACCTTTGGCCGTGGCAGTAATAGGCGGATTTGTGGTAGCCCTGCCCCTGCTGCTGATAGTGCTGCCCAGCCTGATGATGTTTATATATAAAAGAACGGGAGAATCTTACAAAAAATGA
- a CDS encoding response regulator transcription factor encodes MKLLIIEDEKELSDSIVSYLSTESYLCEQAFTYDSARLKVTDYEYDCILLDLMLPGGSGLDILRDIRNQKNPVGVIIISAKDSLDDKVSGLKIGADDYLAKPFHLPELSMRIYAIIRRKELSVSNTLQSNGIDINLLNKTVSVGRQEVILTRMEYELLLFLIGNKNRVVSKGSMAEHLSGDMADMMDSHDFVYTHIKNLKAKLSEAGCTDCIKNVYGTGYKWSET; translated from the coding sequence ATGAAACTACTTATCATCGAAGACGAAAAGGAACTTTCAGACAGTATCGTGTCCTACCTCAGCACCGAAAGTTACCTCTGCGAGCAGGCTTTCACCTACGACAGCGCCCGGCTGAAAGTGACCGACTATGAATACGACTGCATCCTGCTGGATTTGATGCTGCCCGGCGGAAGCGGTCTTGACATACTGCGCGACATCCGCAATCAGAAGAATCCCGTAGGTGTCATCATTATCTCCGCCAAAGACTCGCTGGACGACAAGGTAAGCGGCCTGAAGATAGGTGCTGACGACTATCTGGCCAAACCCTTCCACCTACCCGAACTAAGCATGCGTATCTATGCCATCATCCGACGCAAGGAACTGTCCGTCAGCAACACGCTACAAAGCAACGGCATCGATATCAACCTGCTGAACAAGACCGTCAGCGTAGGCCGGCAGGAGGTAATACTAACCCGTATGGAATATGAGCTATTGCTATTCCTCATAGGCAACAAAAACCGTGTGGTGTCCAAAGGATCCATGGCCGAGCATCTCAGCGGCGATATGGCCGACATGATGGACAGTCATGACTTCGTCTATACCCACATCAAGAACCTCAAAGCCAAACTCTCCGAAGCCGGCTGCACAGACTGCATCAAGAACGTCTATGGCACAGGATATAAATGGAGCGAAACATGA
- a CDS encoding sensor histidine kinase — MKTTSLLRKTLTQFIICTVIILLLTTPLFYLLTKHFYAEDMIDLIEVIQNGHPMPQIDLERDIMKGLMLQFALISCVLGIAIVLMMRFISRRLWIPFDETLKVMEHFHLEDGTLPTLPGSDIKEFDRLNRALNRLMDNSLKSYCMQKEFTENASHELQTPLAVFQSKLDLLLQQPNLTEEQADCIQNLYQTSARLTRLNRNLLLLAKIENSQYKQQDNINVTELLNHLLPTLQDLAQDISIRHSFAEPPLIVQGNTTLFESLAYNLFVNAVRHNKPSGGSINIYLIGDELTVSNTSSETALDSHLIFNRFYRPSEKIKGNGLGLSIVKAICDYHGWKIRYDYEDGQHLFTVKMREQ, encoded by the coding sequence ATGAAAACCACCAGCCTCCTCCGCAAGACACTCACGCAGTTCATCATCTGCACCGTCATCATCCTGCTGCTCACCACGCCGCTATTCTATCTACTCACTAAACACTTCTATGCCGAAGACATGATAGACCTCATCGAAGTGATACAGAACGGACACCCCATGCCCCAAATTGATCTGGAGCGCGACATCATGAAAGGCCTGATGTTACAATTCGCCCTGATAAGCTGCGTGCTGGGCATAGCCATCGTACTGATGATGCGCTTCATTTCCCGCCGCCTGTGGATTCCCTTCGACGAAACGCTGAAGGTCATGGAGCACTTCCATCTGGAAGACGGAACTTTGCCCACCCTACCGGGTAGCGATATTAAAGAATTCGACCGGCTGAACCGTGCGCTGAACCGACTGATGGACAACAGCCTGAAGAGCTACTGCATGCAGAAAGAGTTCACTGAAAATGCCTCGCACGAACTCCAAACCCCTCTGGCCGTATTCCAAAGCAAACTCGACCTGTTGCTGCAACAGCCCAACCTGACAGAAGAACAGGCCGACTGTATCCAAAACCTCTACCAGACCTCCGCCCGCCTTACCCGCCTCAACCGTAATCTACTGTTGCTGGCCAAAATAGAGAACAGCCAATACAAGCAGCAGGATAATATCAACGTCACCGAACTGCTGAACCACCTCCTGCCCACGCTGCAAGATCTGGCTCAAGACATCAGTATCCGTCATTCCTTCGCCGAGCCACCGCTGATTGTACAAGGCAATACAACCTTGTTCGAGAGTCTGGCCTACAATCTCTTTGTCAACGCCGTGCGCCACAACAAGCCCTCCGGCGGAAGCATCAACATCTACCTGATAGGTGACGAACTTACCGTATCCAACACCTCAAGCGAGACCGCACTGGACTCTCATCTCATCTTCAACCGCTTCTACCGCCCCTCAGAGAAGATAAAGGGTAACGGGCTGGGACTCTCCATTGTCAAAGCCATCTGCGACTACCACGGATGGAAAATCAGATACGACTACGAAGACGGACAACATCTGTTTACGGTAAAAATGAGGGAACAATAA
- a CDS encoding TonB-dependent receptor domain-containing protein, producing MKKMILSLTLCLCTILVQAVAGVLPDNVKGTILEKTTNTPVEFANVGIYQATTDKFITGTVSNAKGCFSIQGLSQGNYYIQFSYIGYEKQKTAPFTIKNNRNIINLGKLYLIPSAQQLDEVVVKGKKSTYVQSIDKKVFNVGQDLMSASGSASDLMQNIPSVQVDVEGNISLRGNENVEILINGKPSTLMNARTRADVLQQLPANDIERVEIITNPSAQYKPDGVSGIINIVMKKQRTAGFNGNATANIGSQGRANAGTSLNYNTGRVNLFATYGIRYDHRDRTTTDNRTQNDGSLSYISQPTNSRARPLSHIVRAGMDWNINNSNTLQLSGGYNRRTFLRTEDITATTQDETHNVLAQSIRYRHDNEKTKQAEAGAVYTHTFGEGHLLTIDYNYSLMEGLEDNKYKTFSLSGPETRDNTQIWQAYYQHLIRATYSRTLSSHLKLNLGYEADLLKTDLNFYVQNSEGNAFVPDLQKTSDFTNRQNNQAIYATLEYKQDKLGMLLGIRPEYMMIKSQLFTLDSVVTNNYFMVYPTLHTSYKLDERNELQLNYSLRVNRPDGEDMNPFPEYQNPLSLKAGNPYLKPEKIHSIEAGYQWQNGGTTLLGTLYYHYVTNKLTTVTKYLNNSILLTTKENLNSSSSAGLELIMNTHIGKWATINLSGNGFYNQINAEKLGYGKNKNDLAWSASLNANFNLLEGWMLQLNSRYISSSLLPQGKREGTFITNVGMKYEIPRTRLSLMATISDVFNTFKKVYTIDTPQLKQRVEQRRDPRIFYIGAVWSFGSTPKKAKQNLNYDESL from the coding sequence ATGAAAAAGATGATTTTATCGCTGACACTCTGCCTCTGTACCATTCTGGTACAAGCAGTGGCCGGCGTTCTTCCCGACAATGTGAAAGGTACTATTCTGGAGAAGACGACAAACACGCCTGTGGAGTTTGCCAACGTCGGCATCTACCAAGCGACTACGGACAAGTTTATCACCGGAACCGTCAGCAACGCCAAAGGCTGTTTCTCCATCCAAGGCCTGTCTCAAGGAAACTACTACATTCAGTTCAGCTATATCGGCTATGAGAAACAAAAGACCGCACCCTTTACGATAAAGAATAACCGGAATATCATCAACCTCGGCAAACTCTACCTCATCCCCTCTGCACAGCAATTGGACGAGGTAGTGGTGAAAGGCAAGAAGTCCACCTATGTGCAGAGCATCGACAAGAAAGTGTTCAACGTGGGACAAGACCTGATGAGTGCTTCCGGATCGGCCAGCGACCTAATGCAGAACATCCCCTCGGTGCAGGTGGATGTGGAAGGCAACATCAGTTTGCGTGGCAATGAGAATGTGGAAATCCTGATAAACGGCAAACCTTCCACCCTTATGAATGCCCGCACCCGTGCCGACGTGCTTCAACAACTTCCAGCCAACGACATCGAACGGGTGGAAATCATCACCAACCCCTCGGCACAATACAAGCCCGACGGCGTAAGTGGCATCATCAACATTGTGATGAAAAAGCAACGCACAGCAGGCTTCAACGGAAACGCCACCGCCAACATCGGATCGCAGGGACGAGCCAATGCCGGCACTTCCCTCAACTACAACACCGGACGCGTCAACCTCTTTGCCACCTACGGCATACGCTATGACCATCGCGACCGCACCACCACCGATAACCGCACCCAAAACGATGGCAGCCTGTCCTACATCTCTCAACCCACCAATAGTCGAGCACGTCCCCTGTCACACATCGTCCGTGCCGGAATGGACTGGAACATCAACAACAGCAACACCCTGCAACTCAGCGGAGGCTACAACCGTCGTACCTTTTTGAGAACAGAAGACATCACCGCCACCACCCAAGACGAAACGCATAACGTCCTTGCACAGTCCATCCGCTACCGCCACGATAATGAGAAAACCAAGCAAGCCGAAGCAGGCGCTGTCTATACCCACACCTTTGGTGAAGGTCATCTGTTGACCATAGACTACAACTATTCCTTGATGGAAGGGCTGGAAGACAACAAGTATAAGACTTTCTCTTTGTCCGGTCCTGAAACACGTGACAACACCCAGATATGGCAAGCCTACTATCAGCACCTCATCCGTGCCACCTATAGCCGGACACTGAGCAGCCATCTGAAACTGAATCTCGGCTATGAGGCCGACTTGTTGAAGACTGACCTGAACTTCTATGTGCAAAACTCTGAGGGCAATGCCTTCGTGCCCGATCTGCAAAAGACAAGTGACTTCACCAATCGTCAGAACAACCAAGCCATATATGCCACGCTCGAATATAAGCAAGACAAACTGGGTATGCTGCTCGGTATCCGGCCGGAGTACATGATGATAAAGTCACAGCTTTTCACTCTGGACAGCGTCGTGACGAACAACTATTTCATGGTATATCCCACCCTACACACCTCCTACAAACTTGACGAACGCAACGAACTGCAACTGAATTACAGCCTGCGCGTCAACCGTCCTGACGGCGAAGACATGAATCCGTTTCCCGAATACCAGAATCCACTCAGTCTGAAGGCTGGCAATCCATACCTCAAACCGGAGAAGATACACTCCATCGAAGCCGGCTATCAATGGCAGAATGGCGGAACCACCCTGTTGGGAACACTCTATTACCACTATGTCACCAACAAGCTTACCACTGTCACCAAGTATCTCAACAACTCCATCCTACTCACCACCAAAGAGAACCTCAATTCAAGCTCCTCTGCCGGACTTGAGCTGATAATGAACACGCACATAGGCAAATGGGCTACTATCAACCTAAGCGGCAACGGCTTCTACAACCAAATAAACGCCGAGAAGTTAGGATATGGAAAGAATAAGAATGACTTGGCCTGGAGCGCATCGCTGAACGCCAACTTCAACCTGCTTGAAGGCTGGATGCTGCAACTCAACTCGCGCTACATATCTTCCTCACTATTGCCACAAGGCAAGCGCGAAGGCACTTTCATCACCAATGTGGGCATGAAGTACGAGATACCCCGGACCCGCCTCTCACTGATGGCCACCATTTCCGATGTGTTCAACACCTTTAAGAAAGTCTATACCATCGACACCCCCCAACTGAAGCAACGTGTAGAGCAGCGTCGTGACCCGCGCATCTTCTATATCGGGGCGGTATGGAGCTTTGGAAGCACTCCCAAAAAGGCTAAGCAGAATCTCAATTATGATGAATCGTTATAA
- a CDS encoding phosphatase PAP2 family protein: MTNLNLNSKRMETIIPILLLCLCTTLQATTADSLCVHTRRIERNIDRMSASRLFQMTYVGAPLIIGGMIVKNQDNHFRSLRNDYMPTFRRHIDDYLQYAPAATMLGLKLSGVESRSSWGRMIASDALAGLLMAATVNTLKHSTQVERPDGSNKHSFPSGHTATAFMTATMLNREYGHKSPWIGAGAYTVASATGLLRMANNKHWLSDILTGAGIGILSTELGYYLADLLFKDKGLNTAATRQDEFDKMQPPSFLGLYLGFNLPLSQYDLNENTTFSTSSGSTAGLEGAYFLNPYIGFGGRFTITNMHIIVNGNEAQDNTFDALSYSAGPYVSCPITPRWQVGSKLLAGFIHYPKLKLNEMTVKDSSGMSFGSGVFINYKAKEHFGFRVFLDYNLLPPHSTGSKEWMNTLTLGSSFVIAL; the protein is encoded by the coding sequence ATGACAAACCTCAATCTCAACAGCAAACGCATGGAAACGATTATTCCGATACTCCTGCTCTGCCTCTGCACTACCCTGCAAGCCACCACAGCCGACAGCCTCTGTGTCCACACACGCCGGATAGAACGAAACATAGACAGGATGTCCGCCTCCCGCCTCTTCCAAATGACCTATGTGGGCGCACCTCTCATCATCGGCGGAATGATAGTGAAAAACCAAGACAATCATTTCCGCAGCTTGCGCAACGACTACATGCCCACCTTCAGACGCCACATAGACGACTATCTGCAATACGCTCCTGCCGCCACCATGCTGGGGCTGAAGCTATCGGGAGTGGAAAGCCGCAGTTCATGGGGACGAATGATCGCTTCCGACGCTCTGGCCGGACTGCTAATGGCCGCAACCGTAAATACGCTGAAGCACAGCACACAAGTGGAACGTCCCGATGGCTCCAACAAGCATTCCTTCCCCTCCGGACACACCGCCACCGCCTTCATGACCGCTACTATGCTGAACCGTGAATACGGGCACAAAAGTCCGTGGATAGGTGCAGGAGCTTACACCGTGGCCTCGGCCACGGGACTGCTGCGTATGGCCAACAACAAACATTGGCTCAGCGACATACTGACCGGGGCCGGAATCGGCATCCTCTCCACAGAACTGGGTTACTACCTGGCCGACCTGTTATTCAAAGATAAAGGATTGAACACCGCAGCTACCCGCCAAGATGAATTTGACAAAATGCAGCCACCCTCATTTCTGGGATTATACCTTGGTTTTAACCTCCCCCTAAGCCAGTACGACCTGAACGAAAACACCACCTTCAGCACCTCTTCGGGCAGCACGGCAGGTCTGGAAGGCGCTTATTTTCTCAACCCTTACATCGGCTTTGGCGGAAGGTTCACGATTACCAACATGCATATCATCGTAAATGGGAATGAAGCACAAGACAATACGTTCGACGCCCTGTCCTATTCCGCCGGTCCGTACGTATCCTGTCCCATCACTCCACGTTGGCAGGTAGGCAGCAAGTTGCTGGCAGGCTTCATTCACTACCCCAAACTAAAACTGAATGAAATGACCGTAAAAGACAGTAGCGGGATGAGCTTTGGAAGCGGAGTCTTCATCAACTACAAAGCCAAAGAGCACTTCGGCTTCCGTGTCTTCTTAGATTATAACCTGTTGCCACCCCACAGCACGGGCAGTAAGGAATGGATGAACACGCTGACACTCGGCTCGTCATTTGTCATTGCCTTATAG
- a CDS encoding SDR family oxidoreductase: MKDVMILTGAGQIGMAIARRMGTGKKIVLGDKSIKNAEDIAGIMSNAGFDVVPMEMDLSSRSSISGLIAEAQRQGEITMLVNAAGVSPSQASVETILKVDLYGTAVLLEEVGKVIKEGGVGITISSQSGHRMPALSPEVDEQLATTPTEELLSLEVLQPQNIHDTLHAYQMAKRCNVKRVMAEAVKWGERGARINSISPGIIVTPLAIDEFNGPRGDFYMNMFAKCPAGRPGTADEVANVAELLMSGKGAFITGADFLIDGGATASYFYGPLKPGK, encoded by the coding sequence ATGAAAGATGTAATGATATTGACCGGAGCAGGCCAGATAGGTATGGCCATCGCCCGTCGTATGGGAACGGGAAAGAAAATCGTACTCGGTGACAAGAGTATAAAGAATGCAGAAGACATCGCTGGCATAATGAGCAATGCCGGATTTGATGTAGTACCCATGGAGATGGATTTATCTTCACGCTCCTCCATATCGGGATTGATAGCGGAGGCTCAAAGGCAGGGGGAAATAACGATGCTGGTAAATGCGGCAGGGGTATCACCCAGCCAGGCATCTGTCGAAACCATATTGAAGGTGGATTTATATGGCACGGCGGTATTGCTTGAAGAAGTGGGTAAAGTCATCAAAGAGGGCGGAGTCGGCATCACGATTTCCAGCCAGTCGGGACACCGTATGCCTGCACTCTCTCCTGAAGTTGACGAGCAACTCGCTACTACCCCAACAGAAGAGTTGCTGTCGCTTGAAGTGCTGCAACCGCAAAATATCCACGACACTCTTCATGCCTATCAGATGGCGAAACGTTGCAACGTAAAGCGTGTCATGGCGGAAGCCGTGAAATGGGGCGAACGGGGGGCACGCATCAATTCCATCTCTCCGGGCATCATCGTCACTCCGCTTGCCATAGACGAATTTAACGGACCTCGTGGCGATTTCTACATGAATATGTTCGCCAAGTGTCCTGCAGGTCGTCCCGGCACGGCAGATGAGGTGGCAAATGTAGCAGAGTTGCTGATGAGCGGCAAAGGCGCATTCATTACCGGGGCAGACTTCCTGATTGACGGCGGAGCGACGGCTTCTTATTTCTATGGACCGCTGAAGCCCGGAAAATAA
- a CDS encoding helix-turn-helix domain-containing protein: MEKQCNFASMKQTEEPKKRCEIVYSTDVSELSRYLHKGVCLHLLCLSGEGSFTFNGNIFSFRQNDAIVLSRPDLLEDWQTDEDLQIEYILAPLDFLYNQLPANHYGVGGCISLWDNPVIHLSDADARTLLHDFRRLRDRIGDSNHSFYNEMVGSLALTMIYDLFDFHAKSHRQNEATERKTDLVSQLVSLLSSGRCKQNREVAYYAGLLNVTPKYLSNVVRRQTGISVSALIDRHAVPMLIEYLKNSKLSLSQISDEFHFTSLSYFSRYVQRHLGVSPTEYRKTIQPQKPLSSRKKESATYW; the protein is encoded by the coding sequence TTGGAAAAACAGTGTAACTTTGCCTCCATGAAGCAAACGGAAGAACCTAAGAAGCGGTGCGAAATAGTCTATTCCACAGACGTTTCGGAACTGAGCAGATACTTGCATAAAGGAGTGTGCCTGCATCTGCTGTGCCTGTCGGGAGAAGGAAGCTTCACATTCAACGGCAACATTTTCTCTTTCCGGCAGAATGATGCGATAGTCCTTTCACGTCCCGACTTACTGGAGGATTGGCAGACGGATGAAGACCTGCAAATAGAGTACATCCTTGCCCCACTGGATTTTCTTTACAACCAGCTCCCCGCCAATCATTACGGTGTGGGCGGTTGTATCAGCCTTTGGGACAATCCGGTCATTCATCTGTCGGATGCCGATGCCCGGACGCTTCTTCATGACTTCCGGAGGCTGAGAGACCGCATCGGAGACAGCAACCATTCGTTTTACAATGAGATGGTGGGCAGTCTGGCTTTGACCATGATTTATGATTTGTTTGATTTTCATGCCAAAAGCCACCGGCAGAATGAAGCGACGGAACGGAAGACGGACTTGGTGAGCCAACTTGTCTCCCTGCTTTCGAGTGGAAGGTGCAAGCAAAACCGGGAAGTGGCATATTATGCCGGACTGCTGAACGTAACGCCCAAGTACCTGAGCAATGTGGTACGCCGGCAGACAGGTATCAGCGTATCGGCTCTGATTGACCGGCACGCCGTGCCCATGCTGATAGAGTATCTGAAGAACAGCAAACTGTCCTTATCGCAGATTTCGGACGAGTTTCACTTCACTTCCTTGTCCTACTTCAGCCGCTATGTGCAGAGGCATTTAGGCGTCAGTCCCACCGAGTACAGAAAGACTATCCAGCCGCAAAAGCCCTTATCAAGCAGAAAAAAGGAATCCGCTACTTATTGGTAA